The proteins below are encoded in one region of Planctomycetota bacterium:
- a CDS encoding PEP-CTERM sorting domain-containing protein (PEP-CTERM proteins occur, often in large numbers, in the proteomes of bacteria that also encode an exosortase, a predicted intramembrane cysteine proteinase. The presence of a PEP-CTERM domain at a protein's C-terminus predicts cleavage within the sorting domain, followed by covalent anchoring to some some component of the (usually Gram-negative) cell surface. Many PEP-CTERM proteins exhibit an unusual sequence composition that includes large numbers of potential glycosylation sites. Expression of one such protein has been shown restore the ability of a bacterium to form floc, a type of biofilm.), whose product GDDVGEAVDLGRNTGADGVGDPHELDRRESCRGEVKAGPAGSGVTPEIDGFADVIPEPSALSLLLGGLFLRRKR is encoded by the coding sequence TCGGGGATGACGTCGGCGAAGCCGTCGATCTCGGGCGTAACACCGGAGCCGACGGGGTTGGTGATCCGCACGAACTGGATCGACGAGAGTCCTGTCGAGGAGAAGTCAAAGCCGGCCCCGCCGGCTCCGGTGTTACGCCCGAGATCGACGGCTTCGCCGACGTCATCCCCGAACCGTCGGCGCTGAGCCTGTTGCTGGGCGGGCTTTTCCTAAGGAGA